A genomic stretch from Eubacterium sulci ATCC 35585 includes:
- a CDS encoding nuclease has translation MALLIDAENISAQYADYIIDEITNYGECSYKRIYGSWDKIVQTKWEGQINKNSLKPMMQFNNTRGKNASDSALIIDAMDILYRGNVDGFCIVSSDSDFTSLARRLAESGLLVIGMGESDKATEALENAFDKFVYIDVLAKEAEAEKKKEADAEAAAGIKPRQERKSDQTGNIPSKKLISSKIKQIIMANEDLGKPTDLGQIGNELSRLYRNFDVRYYDKKGGGKYKFLREFVADLRGLEIERIDKRVFVSIKK, from the coding sequence ATGGCGCTGCTGATAGATGCAGAAAATATTTCAGCACAGTATGCTGACTATATTATAGATGAAATAACAAACTACGGTGAGTGCTCATACAAGAGAATTTACGGAAGCTGGGACAAGATTGTCCAAACAAAATGGGAGGGTCAGATAAACAAAAACTCCCTAAAGCCTATGATGCAGTTTAACAACACGAGGGGAAAGAATGCCTCGGATTCTGCATTGATAATCGATGCGATGGATATTCTCTATCGTGGAAATGTCGACGGATTTTGCATAGTTTCCTCGGACAGTGACTTTACTTCACTAGCTAGAAGGCTTGCAGAATCCGGACTTCTCGTAATCGGCATGGGTGAGTCCGACAAGGCAACTGAGGCTCTAGAAAATGCCTTTGATAAGTTTGTCTACATAGATGTTCTAGCAAAGGAAGCCGAGGCCGAAAAGAAGAAGGAGGCTGACGCTGAGGCTGCAGCTGGCATAAAGCCAAGACAGGAAAGAAAGTCTGACCAAACAGGAAACATTCCAAGCAAGAAGCTAATAAGCAGCAAGATTAAGCAGATTATCATGGCAAATGAGGATCTAGGAAAGCCAACAGACCTTGGGCAGATTGGAAATGAGCTGAGCAGACTTTACAGAAACTTTGACGTAAGATACTACGACAAAAAAGGTGGCGGAAAGTACAAATTCCTTAGAGAGTTCGTTGCAGACCTTCGCGG
- a CDS encoding peptidase T (catalyzes the release of the N-terminal amino acid from a tripeptide): MDKKQSVLKNFLTYIKIDTQSDDTSETVPSTAKQLNLAKVLIEEIKALGITEVELDDKGYIYGKLRGNIDAKVPTIGFIAHMDTALEFPYPGDEARVIDNYDGEPVTLCEGVVLDPACNEALMNAKGKTIVVTNGKTLLGGDDKAGVAEIMTALEYMVKTPEFKHGDIAFSFTPDEEIGTSVDHFDVKKLAADRAYTLDGAAPDEISYENFNAASASIKIHGIVTHPGEAKNKMKNALHVACEFAEALPASERPEHTEGYEGFYHLMEMNGNCEEAILEYIIRDHDIDKLEQRKALMSKCAEFLNEKYGADTVEISFKDSYRNMAECMKGHEEHIEYAMEAIREQGLDARPAPMRGGTDGAGISRMGVPCPNLGTGSYNHHGNREYAVVEEMVMLVDIMLSVISKYAKEVR, translated from the coding sequence GTGGACAAAAAACAAAGTGTACTAAAAAACTTTTTAACATACATCAAAATAGATACGCAGTCTGACGACACTAGCGAGACTGTTCCTAGTACAGCAAAGCAGCTGAATCTAGCCAAGGTTTTGATAGAAGAAATCAAGGCTCTTGGAATCACAGAGGTAGAGCTAGATGACAAGGGCTATATCTACGGAAAGCTCAGAGGAAATATCGATGCAAAGGTTCCTACAATAGGCTTCATAGCTCATATGGATACGGCACTAGAATTCCCATATCCAGGAGATGAGGCTAGGGTTATAGATAACTACGATGGAGAGCCAGTAACTCTCTGTGAAGGTGTGGTTTTAGATCCAGCATGTAATGAAGCTTTGATGAATGCAAAGGGAAAAACCATCGTAGTTACAAATGGAAAAACTCTTCTAGGAGGAGATGATAAGGCTGGCGTTGCAGAAATAATGACAGCGCTTGAATACATGGTTAAGACTCCTGAGTTTAAGCATGGAGATATCGCATTTTCATTTACTCCAGATGAGGAGATTGGAACTAGCGTTGACCACTTTGATGTCAAGAAGCTTGCGGCAGATAGAGCCTATACACTAGACGGCGCAGCACCAGATGAAATCTCATATGAGAACTTCAATGCGGCTTCTGCTAGCATAAAGATTCATGGCATAGTGACACATCCTGGTGAAGCAAAGAACAAGATGAAAAATGCTCTTCACGTGGCGTGCGAGTTTGCAGAGGCGCTCCCGGCTAGCGAAAGACCTGAGCACACCGAGGGCTACGAGGGTTTCTACCATTTGATGGAGATGAACGGAAACTGTGAAGAGGCTATCTTAGAGTACATAATTAGAGACCACGACATTGATAAGCTTGAACAGAGGAAGGCTTTGATGTCAAAATGTGCAGAGTTCCTAAACGAAAAGTACGGTGCTGATACTGTCGAAATTTCCTTTAAGGATTCATATAGAAACATGGCTGAATGCATGAAGGGTCACGAGGAGCATATAGAATATGCAATGGAAGCCATAAGAGAGCAGGGGCTTGATGCAAGGCCAGCTCCAATGAGAGGTGGCACAGATGGTGCCGGAATTTCACGCATGGGAGTTCCTTGTCCTAACCTTGGAACGGGTTCCTATAACCATCACGGTAATAGAGAATACGCCGTTGTCGAGGAGATGGTAATGCTCGTTGATATCATGCTAAGCGTTATATCAAAATACGCAAAAGAGGTGAGATAG